In Erythrobacter sp. KY5, the DNA window TGGCGCGAGAAAATCTTTGCGTGGATGCTGAGGAACTCGGCGAGCGCGATGGACTTCTTCAAGCTGCCGACCAACCGGGTGGTGGAACTGGGCAGCCAGGTCGAGATCTGACTTCAGAATTCGATAATCCGGATGCGCTAAACCCTTGTCATGGCAGGGGTTGCGAAAAGGATTGGAATGATCGCGGTTTGGTGCCTTACCTTGCCGCTCTTGGGTTTTTCGCTTTTCGCATTGACCACACTATGGCCGTTGCTCGGGCTCTTTCTCGGACCGTATCTCTTCTACATCATTTATTCCGCCGGTGCAGTTCCATGCCTTGTCACGGCCAGCCTGTTCGAGTTTTGGTATCGCCGCATGTCGTTCCGGCGACAGTTGATCGTGACTGCTGCGACCGGCGCACTCGCATCGGTTTGCTGGATAGCAATTCTCGCCTCCAGCTCCCTCAGGATGAGCGCAGGATCATTTTATGCGCTGGTGGCGCTCGGATTCTCGGGCGGGGTGTCGGCACTTGTCATGCCGGTGGTAACCTGGGAGCTGAACGCCAGAGCCATCCTCAAAGCGCGTCTGGCGGAGTAGCTCAAGCCGTCGGCGGTTCGTCCTTGATCGCCTCTTCCTCGCCTTCAAGGCTCAGCCCGTGCTTCATCAGCATCGGCAGCTGGGTGAAGGTGAAAAGGAAGCTCAGCGGCATGAACACCCAGAATTTCGCCCAGAGCCAGCCTTCAAAGCTCATCTGAGCGCGCAGCACTTCGTTGAGACCTGCGAGCACGAGGAAGAACACCCCCCAGTTGCGTGAAAGCTTGAGCCAGCCTTCGTCCGACAGCCCCTCAAACGCGGCTTCGAGCAGGATTTTGAGCAAAGCGCGGCCCATGAAAAACCCTGCGAGCAAGGCGACGCCGAATACCGCGTAGATGATCGTGGGCTTCAGCTGCACGAATACCGGATCACCGAAGAAGATTGTGAGCGCGCCGAAGCCGACGATCAGCGCGGTCGAGAACCACAGCATCGGCGAGACCTTGCCCAGCCTCCACTTGGAGATAATGAGCGCCGAAATGGCCGCAACCATGAAGGCGCCCGTGCCGTACATGATGGCGAGAAGCTCACCCGCCGGGTTAGGGTCGGCGGGCGCGTTCCATCGATAGACGCCGAGGAACACCAGCAGCGGCCCATAATCGACCGCAACGTTGAGCCAGCTTGATCCGGCTTTCTTGGCTTCTTCGCTCGGCATCAGGCCACTCCTGCGATTACGCGCGCGACCAGATCGGGGTCGAAGGGCCGCAGGTCTTCCATCTTCTCGCCGACACCGATGGCATGGATCGGAAGGCCATATTGCTCGGCAGCTGCGACCAGCACGCCGCCGCGCGCCGTGCCGTCCAGCTTGGTCATGATGAGGCCGGTGACGCCCGCGACTTCCTGAAACACGTCGATCTGCGAAAGCGCGTTCTGACCATTGGTTGCGTCGAGCACGAGCACCACGTCGTGCGGGGCCTCTTCGTTGAGGCGGCCAAGGACGCGGCGGATTTTCGCCAGCTCTTCCATCAGCTCTTTCTTGTTCTGGAGGCGTCCGGCGGTGTCCACCACCAGCGCGTCGATCCCGGTGTCGGTCGCCTGCTTGACCGCATCGAACACGATCGAGGCCGGATCGCCGCCCTCGGGTCCGCGCACGAGGTCCACCCCGGCGCGCTCCGCCCAGGTGGCGAGTTGTCCGATGGCTGCCGCGCGGAACGTGTCGCCTGCCGCCAGCAGCACGCCGTAATCGTCCTCGGTAAAGAGGTGGGCGAGCTTGGCGATGGTGGTGGTCTTACCCGATCCATTGACCCCGATCACAAGGATAACCTGCGGGCGCGGGAAGGCCGTGATCTCAAGCGGCTTGGCAACCGGGCGAAGGATTTCCGCGATTTCTTCGGCGACCGATTCCTTGAGTTCGCGCTGCGTGATCTCGCGCCCGAAGCTCTTCTCTTTAAGCTTGGCACGGATGCGGGCCGCTGCTGCCGGGCCAAGGTCCGAGATGATCAGCGCGTCCTCGACATCGTCGAGCGTCGCCTCATCAAGCCGCGTCGCGACACCGGTCAGGTTAGCGCCCAGACGTTCGGAAGTCTTGCGAAAGCCGCCGAGCAGCCGGTCGCTCCAGCTGGTACTCATCTAAGCAGGCCTCCTTCAATGGCGCGGGGTGTGATTGATACGATGCGTCCGGCACGAGTGCCTTCGGGCAGGTCGACCCGCGCATAGGATGGCGCATAGCCCGTACCGTCGCGTTCGGCGAGGACTTGCAGGTTTTCGCCCACAAGCGTGCCGAGCCATGCGCTGCGCCGCAGTGCAACCCGTTCGCGCAATTCGGCAGCGCGCGCCTTGACCACGCGGCGCTCGACCTGCGGCATGCGCGCGGCGGGCGTGCCGGGGCGGGGCGAATAAGGGAAGATGTGGCCATGCACGATGCCCAGTTCGTCGATGATCGAGAGGTTGGCCGCGTGATGCTCTTCGGTTTCGGTGGGAAAGCCAGCGATCAGGTCCGCGCCGATGGCGATATCCGGGCGGCGCTGCTTCAGGCGCTCAACCAGCGTGACCGCATCCTTGCGCGAATGGCGGCGCTTCATGCGCTTGAGGATAAGGTCGTACCCATGCTGGAGCGAGAGGTGCAGGTGCGGCATCAACCGCTCCTCGCTGGCGAAGAGTTCGAACAGCGCCTCGTCAATCTCGATCCCGTCGAGCGAGGACATGCGAAGGCGCGGTAAGTCGGGAAATTCCTTAAGCACCGCGCCGACCAGCGCGCCGAGCGGCGGGGTGCCGGGCAGGTCGTGGCCCCAACTCGTCACATCGACGCCGGTCAGAACCACTTCCTTCGCGCCAAGCTCCAGATGATGTTCGACCTCGCGCAGAACCTCGGCAATTGTCATCGAACGGCTTTCTCCGCGGCCTTGCGGGATGACGCAGAAGGTGCAGGCGTGGTCGCAGCCATTCTGAACCGCGATGAACGCCCGCGTGCGCGTCGGCGGCGGCGGGGCTTCGGGCAGCGGGATGTTCCAGCTGCGCGGGTCGAGCTTCGATGCGTTGGCGA includes these proteins:
- a CDS encoding inner membrane-spanning protein YciB, which translates into the protein MPSEEAKKAGSSWLNVAVDYGPLLVFLGVYRWNAPADPNPAGELLAIMYGTGAFMVAAISALIISKWRLGKVSPMLWFSTALIVGFGALTIFFGDPVFVQLKPTIIYAVFGVALLAGFFMGRALLKILLEAAFEGLSDEGWLKLSRNWGVFFLVLAGLNEVLRAQMSFEGWLWAKFWVFMPLSFLFTFTQLPMLMKHGLSLEGEEEAIKDEPPTA
- the ftsY gene encoding signal recognition particle-docking protein FtsY, translated to MSTSWSDRLLGGFRKTSERLGANLTGVATRLDEATLDDVEDALIISDLGPAAAARIRAKLKEKSFGREITQRELKESVAEEIAEILRPVAKPLEITAFPRPQVILVIGVNGSGKTTTIAKLAHLFTEDDYGVLLAAGDTFRAAAIGQLATWAERAGVDLVRGPEGGDPASIVFDAVKQATDTGIDALVVDTAGRLQNKKELMEELAKIRRVLGRLNEEAPHDVVLVLDATNGQNALSQIDVFQEVAGVTGLIMTKLDGTARGGVLVAAAEQYGLPIHAIGVGEKMEDLRPFDPDLVARVIAGVA
- a CDS encoding MiaB/RimO family radical SAM methylthiotransferase encodes the protein MGRFRVNAPEVISLGCRLNIAEAERMKDMLAEAGDVVVVNSCAVTSEAVRQTRQAIRKARAARPDARLIVTGCAADIEREQIAAMPEVDGLIANASKLDPRSWNIPLPEAPPPPTRTRAFIAVQNGCDHACTFCVIPQGRGESRSMTIAEVLREVEHHLELGAKEVVLTGVDVTSWGHDLPGTPPLGALVGAVLKEFPDLPRLRMSSLDGIEIDEALFELFASEERLMPHLHLSLQHGYDLILKRMKRRHSRKDAVTLVERLKQRRPDIAIGADLIAGFPTETEEHHAANLSIIDELGIVHGHIFPYSPRPGTPAARMPQVERRVVKARAAELRERVALRRSAWLGTLVGENLQVLAERDGTGYAPSYARVDLPEGTRAGRIVSITPRAIEGGLLR